The Flavobacteriales bacterium region ACTCCACTTATTCCAGAGCCGCAGCTGAGATCATGACCTACACTACGGGAGATCGATTCTTCCCCGGTGGTATGGGCGTGTTCGATTGTCCGGAGAACCAATATCTCGTCTTTGAAGATGGCCCCAGCATGGATATCCAACTCCAATGGGCGACTTATCAGGATGCCTCCGATCAGTGCAGTCTCTCACGTATATGGGGCGGTATCCACCCCCCGGCCGATGACATCCCCGGGCGTAAGATCGGTTTCGAGGTGGGAAATAATGCCAATGTTCTCGCAGAGCGATACTTCACCGGTGGGTATCCGCAAGTGGAATCCTTGACCCTTTCGGATTCAGAGATCACCGATGCCGATGTAGGCTCCACATTGACTGTCACAGTAGTCTATGATCAGCGCATGGATCAATCGCTCATGCCTCAGTTCGACTTCAGTCAGGATCTGAGCAATACACTGAATTCGCCCTCAGGCGCTTGGATGGCCGATGACACCTACGAGTTACAATTCACCATCGCTGATGCCAACGAGGTAGTGGCCCTGACGGATATTTCCATATCCAGTGCACGCAATGAATATGGAACGGATCAGGTCGCATTTGCTGCCGAGGAACAGCTCTACGTAGATACCGACAATCCAGCAGCTTCACTGGCGCTGGATGATAGCGACCCGGATTTCGTTCTGCTGCTGCTCACTTTCGACCAGAGCATGGATACCAACCTGGACCCTTTGGTATTCTTCCCCAATGAGGACCCTCTGGCCGGAGTGCTGACCTATAATGCTGGATTCAGCGCCTGGATCTCAGAGACCTTGTTCTCAGCCGTATACGATGTCAATAGCGATGTACAGATGTACGATATCGATGTGGCCGTCAACGTGGCCACGGACACCATGGGCAACGAAATGGTGGAGATCAATGAGATCGATTTCTTCTCGGTGGATAATCTGGCCCCTGAGGTGGTGAGTGTTACTCCTTCTCTGGCCATCGTATCGAGTAGTGATGCCGGTCCGGGTAGCTTCACGATAGACATTGTATTCAATGAGGCCATGGATACCTCTATCCATCCGGATTTCACCTACACCCTGGATGATCCATTGGTCAATACTCTATGGCCAACAGGAGATTTGGGAGGAGCGTGGTCAGATGCATTTACCTATCAGCTGGTCTACGATGTTTTCGACAATAATGAGGAGTTGGACAACATCGATCTGATGATCTCAGGAGCTATGGATCAGTTCGGGAATCAACTATCTGACATTCTCTACCCCGGTCTATACCGTGTGGACACAAAAGAACCAGGACTTGTTTCCTACACGCTGAGTCATGACCTTATCACCGATGCACTCATCGGCCCCAACACTGTGAACATCGTAGCTCATTTTGATGAACCGATGATGACCGAGGTGCAACCCATTTTTACAACGCCTAACGAGAATCCAGGAGGTGCTTTGGCACTCTCACTCCCAGGTGCTTCATGGCTGGATGAGAACTCCTTCCAATGGCAGTTCACGGTCTTCGATGAAGATCTGGTTCTGGCCGATGTAGACATCGCATTTGTGGCTGCTTCAGATCAAGGGGGAAATCAATTGGATACTCTCTTGATCGATCAGATCGATATTGAAATGGACAATCCGGATGTGAACGGATTGGTCGTTTCCCAAGGGATGATCAGTGATGCAGATCTAGGAAACACCTTCGAACTAGGACTTAAATTCTCAGAACCCATCGATCCGAACTCATCGATCAGTATCGCATATCCAGAAGGCGATGCGAGTGGTACACTGATGATGAGCGCTCAAGATTGGCCAGTTGCTGATTCCTTGGTCATCTCTTTCGATATCATGGATGAGGACCTGGATCTGGCCGATATCGATTTCGAATTCAATGGTCTGGTAGATACCGTAGGAAATGTCATGGAGACTTTCTTGGCCAGTAATCTGATGAGCATCGATATGCTGAATCCATCCGTAGGTACGCTGCTGAGTAATACCACCCTAGTGGACAACGCGCTTCTCGGTACAGGGACCTTCACCATCGATGTGGAGTTCTCCGAGGTACTGGACCAGAACTTCGAACCACAACTCACCTTCCCGGTAGAGGACCCTAGTGCCACACTGGATCTGAATAACGATATGAGCACATGGACCTCAGAATCCTCCTATCGCTTTGCTTATGATGTGATGGAGGGAATGACCGCTCTGCCGGATGTGGATGTACGTATTGCAGGCGCCTACGATCTGTCCGGCAATGAATCCTATCTGCTGGTCGCGGAGGACTTCTTCGATATTGACATCGCTTCTTCCCTGGAAGAACTGGAAGCTGGAGGCGTATTGCTCTATCCGAATCCAGTGACTCAGGGCGAGTCGATCAACTTGACTACCGAGCGCCCATTCACAGGCCTGGTCACTTTGGAATTGATTGATGCTATCGGACAGACCGTATCGATGGATCGTGTGCCAGTGGATGGAAGGAGCACCTTGGAGTGGACCTTGGGCGATATCGCACCGGGATCCTATCTCTTGCATCTGACCGATCAAGAACGATCCTTGACCCTCAAGGTGCAGGTGATCCGGTAATTCGGATAGCCTATCAAAAAGGTATATTTAGCGGGCCATTCCCTATGGCCCGCTTTTCTTTTTCCATACCCCTATGAATTCTGCTATACATGTCAGGCGATTGATTGCTCAAGGCGAGCATCAGCAATTGGATTTCAAGTATGAGCTGAATGATTCACGCAAGATCGCCCGCTCGTTGGTGGCTTTTGCCAATACGGATGGAGGCCGCTTGCTGGTAGGAGTGAAAGACAATGGGAAGATCACGGGGATCGATTCTGAAGAAGAGATGTACGTGGTCGAAGCAGCTGCTCAATTCTACAGCGACCCGGAAATTCCGATCCAAGGGCAGTTGCATGAGATAGATGGCAAAGAGGTACTGGAGATCAAGGTAGAAGCCAGCGAAGAGAAGCATTTCGTCAAGGAAGAAGGCGATAGACGCATGGCCTATATCCGCCATGAGGATATGAACCTCAAGGCCAATCGTGTCTTGCTGCGCATCTGGCAATTGAGTGGCAAGAAGAAGGGGGACCGATTCGAGTATGGCGAGAAAGAACAGCGTCTTTTCAACTACCTTAAGGAGCATGGTCACATCACCTTCAAGAAGTACTGCCGCATCACCAGACAACACTACCGAAGAGCCACCGATAAACTGGCCAAACTGGTCATGTGGGAAGTGCTAGATATGGATATCAGCGAGAAGGGTGTCTTCTATACCGTAGGGGAACACATGGATGAGGCACTCAAGCGGACCGAAGAGACCGTGCAGAGATCTGTGGATTGAAAGGCCAATAAGGTGCCGTTTCCTGTACGATATCAAGCCTTGATAAATCGTACTTTCACCCGTCTATCCAAACCATTGCGCTATATGTCGATACATAGATCGATCGGACCGATCCTCGTGCTCATCTTCATAGTCCAATTCTCGCAGTTCCGGGCTCAGACCACCATCACTCTCGGAGAGCAGGATTTTCCGGGTGATGACTTCAGTATAGAAGCTCCTTACAGCTTCAATCAGACCTCCCTGCGCTCACAGACTCTGGTGCTCGCCTCAGAACTACAGGCGCAAGGACTGACCCAAGGGGAGATCGTTTCTATCGGATTCCAGGTCTTCGAACTAGTCACCAACGGAACCCTCCAGGATTTCAGGATATTGATGGGAGAGTCGGACAACGATTTCGGTTTTCAGTTCGAGGGGGGATTGACCGAGGTCCTGGCTCCTGCTCCATATACACCTACCAGCGACTGGAACACCCATGTATTCGATACGCCCTACATGTGGGATGGAGAAAGTGATATCATCATCGAGACCTGCTACCAGAACGATGGACCCGGTGGTCAGGAGACCTCCATCTGGTATTCCTTCTTCGGAGTGGATTCCTACAAGGAGTCCGATCATCTGAGCGGCAATCCGGCCTGTGATGACCCCTTTGCAGAAGACCTGTATTTCTCTCGACCTCGATTGCAGCTGACCTGGCAAGCTCCGATGGTCCCACCTGTTGCCGCTATCGATATCAACAGCATCGGTGTGTGCAGTGGTCTCATCTCTCTATCAGATGCGTCTACCTTCAATCCGGATTCATGGCTCTGGTATTTCGGGGATGGGAGTACGAGTACAGAGCAGGACCCTAGCTATACCTATTCGGAGAGTGGTACCTATACCCTCTCCTTGGTCGTCACCAATGCATTCGGCACCGATAGTATCGCATTGGAAGATGCCATCACCATCTCCTTGGCCGATATCTCTCCTGTAGCAGCAGATTGCACACCGATGACCCAGGATCAGGAATTGGGATTTGGGCCGATCTCTGTCAGCCTGAATGGGACCACCGTGAATTCCTCCAATGGAACAGCCGGCTATGAAGACTTGACCTGTACGGTCTTTGAAGTGGAACAAGGAATCGAGTACACCTTCGAGGTAGTGGTGGATGGCCCTTCACAGAATCACGTAGCCGCTTGGATCGACTACAATGCCGATGGTTCCTTTGCCGAATCAGAGAAGATCCTCTCCGAAGTCTCCAGTGGAGTCAGTATGGTGCCTCTCACCGTGTCCAATGATGCTCTCACCGATAGCATCCTGCGTATGCGGGTGATCTCGGATTTCTATCTGCTCGGAGAACCCGGACCCTGTACAGATCCAGAAGGTGGTCAGGCAGATGATTACTCTCTGCGTATCATACCGAATGTCTCACCGCCTGAAGCCTCCTTCACTGTGGATCCAGACTTCTCTTGTGACGGCACTGTGCAGTTCTATGATGCCTCCAGCAATGTGGCCACCGGATGGCTTTGGCAATTCGGAGATGGGAATTTCAGCAATGTACAGGACCCGATACACACCTATGAAAATAGCGGGACATACACGGTTTCGCTCACTGCACAGAATGACTTCGGCACGGATGATACCGTGATGACGGATATTGTCACAGTAGACCTCGATCAGCAACTCACTCCAGCCTGTGAAGTGAACACGCTCAATCATTGCTGTGGCTATGGGATCCTGAATGTTCAGTTCGAAGGAATAGATAATAGTTCCGCCAATGGTGAAGAGGGCTATCAGGACTTCTCGTGCAGCCAAGAAGCCACCGTTACCGAAGGAATGAGCTATCCGATCATCATGACGCTCGGCCAGGACAATCCACACGACACGCACATCTATATCGATCTGGATGATGATGGACAATTCAGTTCAGGTGAACTCGTCTTCTCTGCCTTGAACACCAATAATGTCAACACGACCTTGACCATACCCGATAATGCACCGCTGGTGGAGACCCGTTTGCGTATGCGGATCATTGGCGACTATCTAGGGAATGCAAATCCTGGGTGTACTGATGTGGAATTCGGACAGGCCGAGGACTATGCCATCATCATTCAACCGGATACCACACCTCCAGTGGCCGACTTCTCAGCCAGCCCTACATTGAGCTGTGACGGTCAGGTGAATTTCACCAATCTCTCTACCAGCGCTACGGAATACCTATGGTATTTCGGAGATAGCAATACGAGCACTGATGCCGAACCCACCCACACCTACTTGACCGAAGGAAGCTTCACTGTATCTCTGGTAGCGAGCAACGATTATGGAGTGGATAGCGTGGCTTATGAGAATCTTATCACCGTGGATTTCGATGGGGTGTGTGACACTATCACCATGCCTGCCGATGGTATCGCGGAA contains the following coding sequences:
- a CDS encoding ATP-binding protein yields the protein MNSAIHVRRLIAQGEHQQLDFKYELNDSRKIARSLVAFANTDGGRLLVGVKDNGKITGIDSEEEMYVVEAAAQFYSDPEIPIQGQLHEIDGKEVLEIKVEASEEKHFVKEEGDRRMAYIRHEDMNLKANRVLLRIWQLSGKKKGDRFEYGEKEQRLFNYLKEHGHITFKKYCRITRQHYRRATDKLAKLVMWEVLDMDISEKGVFYTVGEHMDEALKRTEETVQRSVD
- a CDS encoding PKD domain-containing protein encodes the protein MSIHRSIGPILVLIFIVQFSQFRAQTTITLGEQDFPGDDFSIEAPYSFNQTSLRSQTLVLASELQAQGLTQGEIVSIGFQVFELVTNGTLQDFRILMGESDNDFGFQFEGGLTEVLAPAPYTPTSDWNTHVFDTPYMWDGESDIIIETCYQNDGPGGQETSIWYSFFGVDSYKESDHLSGNPACDDPFAEDLYFSRPRLQLTWQAPMVPPVAAIDINSIGVCSGLISLSDASTFNPDSWLWYFGDGSTSTEQDPSYTYSESGTYTLSLVVTNAFGTDSIALEDAITISLADISPVAADCTPMTQDQELGFGPISVSLNGTTVNSSNGTAGYEDLTCTVFEVEQGIEYTFEVVVDGPSQNHVAAWIDYNADGSFAESEKILSEVSSGVSMVPLTVSNDALTDSILRMRVISDFYLLGEPGPCTDPEGGQADDYSLRIIPNVSPPEASFTVDPDFSCDGTVQFYDASSNVATGWLWQFGDGNFSNVQDPIHTYENSGTYTVSLTAQNDFGTDDTVMTDIVTVDLDQQLTPACEVNTLNHCCGYGILNVQFEGIDNSSANGEEGYQDFSCSQEATVTEGMSYPIIMTLGQDNPHDTHIYIDLDDDGQFSSGELVFSALNTNNVNTTLTIPDNAPLVETRLRMRIIGDYLGNANPGCTDVEFGQAEDYAIIIQPDTTPPVADFSASPTLSCDGQVNFTNLSTSATEYLWYFGDSNTSTDAEPTHTYLTEGSFTVSLVASNDYGVDSVAYENLITVDFDGVCDTITMPADGIAEVLTDCNGFLADDGGPYEPYENNTSGSQTITVEEGNYIRLEFFDFFFQFNNDFLLIYDGPDESAPLIGQFTGNTLPNGGIVESTGNSITLRQITNFFGQFDGFLLEWTCLPVGLTELDPAGFKLYPNPTDGPLEIRSSNGDPLQELSIFDNIGRLIAREGRPAPYMDLSYLPPGNYLVEIVTAQGVARQRLIIR